The window ttcaaacctATGTTATTCTTATATTCTTTGTAGTAAGCTACCATCACATGATGCAGGGTAACCGTgtcatttgtttcttttctctcacAGGTTAGAGACCGTGAAAATCAAATGCAAAAGTGGGAGAGCTAAGATTCTTGGTTCATTGGTGTGCATAGGCGGCGCATTGATGTTGACACTTTACAAAGGCAAGCCACTGTTTAATTTTTCTCACTATGAATCTGTATCTCCTGTGGCCAACAGTTCTGCAGTGAATCTAGCTTCTACAAGGACAAAGGGAAAATGGACTATTGGTGTAATAGCGTTGGTTTTGGGAACCATCTTTTGGTCTTCTTGGTTTATTTTACAGTCAAAAATAAGCAAGAGATATCCATGCCAGTATTCTAGCACAGCCATCATGTCCTTCTTTGGGGCCATTCAATCAGCTGTTATTTGCTTCTTCACTGACCACAACTTGTCCATTTGGGTTCTCAAGGGAAAGATACAAATCATTGCTATTCTATATGCTGTAAGTTCACTTTTCCAAGCCATGATGAGTTAGAGTTCCCGTGTGGCATTACCATTCGATATAGAATTGCGTTAAAATTAAGATAAGAGAGAAATTACTTTTACAAAGGCAAGTGAGAATTTTTCAGGTAGTAGGTCCTCTAAAGTGTGTTACTCACTTTTAGAATGAAAAGGAAATAATCTGAAGTTATAGATGAATAATTAACAGTAAATAATAGTACATGCAAATGCATAACAAATCGTGAATATCTTAAAATACCATGTTGATCTTGTCATCAACACCtaagttatttcttttacctttacTCAATTTAGAAGAATCAAATCCTTTGTTTTTTGTGGTATGGAAAAAGGGTGGCAAATTCTTAAGCTATAGACAGCTTTGCGTGATGCTGTTTCATGATTGGAgtttttgtgttaaaaaaagagagaaaagatgaAAGCATCTAATACTAATAATGACCAGTGACAATGAAGGAGGAAAGCGTAATTTAGAATTGTAAACAGTTTCATGACTTAAGGTTAACAAAGTGTAAACAATTTGTTTACAGGGGATGATTGGTTCGGGTTTGTGTTTTGTGGGCATGTCATGGTGTGTGAAGAAGAGAGGTCCTGTCTTTACTGCAGCATTCAGTCCTCTTGTTCAGATAATGGCAGCAATGATTGATATCCCTGTCTTGCATGAGCAGCTCCATCTTGGAAGGTAAATTCTTCTACCTTTATGCACAGTTGCACCctcttattataatatatactcCCTCACAATAGTGCATCAGTGCCCCACATTATAGTGGCTCCTTGGTTCTCAATTCTTCCACAGTAACTAAAGTTAGATATAACAATCAGTCGCCTCTCTCTAAAGCCtgattttcaatatattaagtttaattttaatgtataaatattttataattttttttcaactataaGACCTTTGGTTTTCGGGTGGAACCCGAGATATCCTCACAAATTAAGGATTGACTATTAGATTAATTATTGATCTGAGACTTAATCATATTTAAAGCTTTTTGTCTCttccaataatatattttatgaaaattaaactcactCAACTTAAGTCTTTTTTCATAAACTCTTTTTTCATAAACTCGGAGTATGTTGTGAATTGAGTTATATCTATtatgtatgatttttaaaataaatattataaaatttaacaatcaTTTCATTTATAGTAATTGATGATTgaatgaaagtataaaaaatatttacattcttagtgcaatttaattaaatttagttaaggAAATGAAAAACTGCTCTTTACCTGATTTAAGTTTCGTCGACTTGCTGTTTAGTGTGATGGGGTCTATCTTGGTGATTATTGGATTGTACATTCTTCTATGGGGTAAGAGCATGGAAATGCAGAATCGTGTGGTCAAGTTAGTCCAAGAAGCTGAAGAAACCAAGGAGCAAGAACCGCAACCGCAAATACAACAGTTGACAGTGTATGTTCACGCAGAATCGTGTGATTCGCAGTGCCACTAATTGTTTTATATGTATGTTCACGTTTGTCAAGCAACTTTCTACATAGTTTTAAGTAGGTTTTTACTTAAACAATACATCAGACAATGTATAAGGGGCTATGGTTTGATC of the Glycine max cultivar Williams 82 chromosome 13, Glycine_max_v4.0, whole genome shotgun sequence genome contains:
- the LOC100803670 gene encoding WAT1-related protein At3g30340-like yields the protein MRSTCDEWKPFIVMIAIDFSFAAVNILLKKVLEEGMNHLVFITYRLSIATIFIAPICYFRERNDRPRLTFRILCYLFCSAIVGASVTQYFFLMGIQYTSATFSCAFINMVPVVTFMMALPFGLETVKIKCKSGRAKILGSLVCIGGALMLTLYKGKPLFNFSHYESVSPVANSSAVNLASTRTKGKWTIGVIALVLGTIFWSSWFILQSKISKRYPCQYSSTAIMSFFGAIQSAVICFFTDHNLSIWVLKGKIQIIAILYAGMIGSGLCFVGMSWCVKKRGPVFTAAFSPLVQIMAAMIDIPVLHEQLHLGSVMGSILVIIGLYILLWGKSMEMQNRVVKLVQEAEETKEQEPQPQIQQLTVYVHAESCDSQCH